The following proteins are co-located in the Candidatus Zixiibacteriota bacterium genome:
- a CDS encoding methyltransferase domain-containing protein, with the protein MDDYDKIKNSYNKIARDYHEKRHNPKSASWNDCLESPAIDTVLQPIVEGRRVLDLGCGTGLLSGKIHAWGGMVNGIDISESMIEIARENYPSIDFEVADTRQLPCEDNHYEIVASSLVMHYTRDLKQGFAEVSRVLKDGGEFVFTMHHPLNESIDMNRSDKKGSIFLRPYFNADPYYWQMCGEKLLSYHHTFENIIKSLKSAGFVLLDLTECRPASSAKETFEDYEFTSKYPTFCLFHARKV; encoded by the coding sequence GTGGATGATTACGATAAGATAAAAAATTCATATAACAAGATCGCGCGGGATTATCACGAGAAGAGACACAATCCGAAATCCGCTTCCTGGAATGATTGCCTGGAAAGCCCCGCAATAGATACGGTGTTACAACCCATAGTCGAAGGTCGCAGGGTCCTTGATCTGGGATGTGGTACCGGGCTATTGAGCGGTAAAATTCATGCCTGGGGAGGGATGGTTAACGGTATCGACATATCCGAAAGTATGATAGAAATCGCGCGAGAGAACTATCCGTCAATTGACTTCGAGGTAGCAGATACACGGCAACTGCCATGTGAGGACAATCACTATGAGATAGTCGCCAGCTCTCTTGTTATGCATTACACCCGCGACCTCAAGCAGGGTTTCGCCGAGGTCTCCAGAGTGCTCAAGGATGGCGGAGAATTCGTCTTTACCATGCATCACCCGCTCAATGAATCAATCGACATGAACAGGTCTGACAAAAAGGGCAGTATTTTTTTACGGCCATACTTCAACGCTGATCCTTATTACTGGCAGATGTGTGGCGAGAAGCTTTTGAGCTATCATCATACTTTCGAGAATATAATCAAGTCGCTTAAATCCGCCGGTTTTGTCCTGCTCGATCTGACAGAATGCCGTCCAGCCTCGAGCGCAAAAGAGACCTTCGAGGACTACGAATTCACTTCAAAGTACCCGACCTTTTGCCTCTTTCACGCCCGCAAAGTGTAG
- the katG gene encoding catalase/peroxidase HPI: MESSGKCPVTGMKSSPTAGSGTSNRDWWPNQLNLKILHQHSAKSNPMGADFSYAEEFKKLDYKSLKEDLYALMTDSQDWWPADYGHYGGLFIRMAWHSAGTYRMGDGRGGGGTGNQRFAPINSWPDNVNLDKARRLLWPIKQKYGKMISWADLMILAGNCALESMGLKTFGFAGGREDIWEPEEDTYWGAEEEWLATSDEPKSRYSGDRELENPLAAVQMGLIYVNPEGPDGNPDPVSSGRDVRETFARMAMNDEETVALVAGGHTFGKCHGAGDAELLGPEPEAAPIEEQGLGWKSGYKSGKGGDTITSGIEGAWKPNPTKWDMGYLNTLFKYEWELVKSPAGANQWLAKDVEEEDMIVDAHDPSKKHRPMMTTADLSLRYDPIYEPIARRFQKNPEEFADAFARAWFKLTHRDMGPRSRYLGPEVPKEDLIWQDPIPDIDHDLIDEEDIAELKDKILASGLSIPELVATAWASASTFRGSDMRGGANGARIRLAPQKDWEVNQPEQLAKVLHSLEQIRKEFNDSQSGDKKISLADLIVLAGCAAVEKSAKSAGYDVTVPFTPGRMDASEEQTDAESFSVLEPKADGFRNYMPKEYAVPAEKLLLDRANLLTLTAPEMTVLIGGMRVLNANFDKSEHGVFTKQPESLTNDFFANLLDMNTEWQKSSGSDYLYEGIDRNSGDKKWTGTRIDLIFGSNSQLRAIAEVYASEDAKEKFVHDFILAWDKVMNLDRFDLAQ; the protein is encoded by the coding sequence ATGGAAAGTTCCGGCAAGTGTCCGGTAACCGGTATGAAGAGCAGTCCCACTGCCGGTAGCGGTACTTCCAATCGGGACTGGTGGCCGAACCAGCTCAATCTGAAGATATTGCATCAGCATTCTGCCAAATCCAATCCTATGGGGGCGGATTTTAGTTACGCTGAGGAGTTCAAAAAACTCGATTACAAATCATTGAAAGAAGACCTATATGCCCTGATGACTGACTCGCAGGACTGGTGGCCGGCTGATTACGGTCACTACGGCGGGCTCTTTATTCGTATGGCCTGGCACAGTGCGGGGACCTATCGTATGGGCGACGGCCGTGGAGGCGGAGGCACCGGCAACCAGCGTTTTGCTCCTATAAACAGCTGGCCGGACAATGTCAACCTCGACAAGGCGCGTCGTCTGCTGTGGCCGATTAAGCAGAAATACGGCAAGATGATTTCCTGGGCTGATCTGATGATCCTGGCCGGCAACTGTGCCTTGGAGTCGATGGGCCTGAAGACCTTTGGATTTGCCGGGGGTCGTGAGGATATCTGGGAACCGGAAGAGGATACCTACTGGGGGGCCGAGGAGGAATGGCTGGCCACCAGCGACGAGCCCAAAAGCCGTTACAGTGGTGACCGGGAGCTGGAAAATCCCCTGGCGGCGGTACAGATGGGGTTGATCTATGTCAATCCGGAAGGTCCCGACGGCAACCCTGATCCGGTCTCATCAGGCCGTGATGTGCGCGAAACTTTTGCGCGTATGGCTATGAATGATGAGGAAACCGTCGCGCTCGTGGCCGGTGGGCACACATTCGGTAAGTGTCACGGTGCGGGTGATGCTGAACTTCTCGGGCCTGAGCCCGAGGCCGCCCCGATCGAAGAGCAGGGCCTGGGATGGAAAAGCGGTTACAAGAGCGGAAAGGGCGGTGATACCATCACCAGCGGTATTGAAGGTGCCTGGAAGCCAAATCCGACAAAATGGGATATGGGTTACTTGAATACGCTCTTCAAATACGAGTGGGAACTGGTCAAAAGCCCGGCGGGGGCAAACCAGTGGCTGGCCAAGGATGTGGAAGAAGAAGACATGATAGTCGATGCCCACGATCCTTCGAAGAAACACCGGCCTATGATGACAACCGCGGACTTATCGCTTCGTTATGATCCGATCTATGAGCCGATTGCGCGGCGTTTTCAGAAAAATCCCGAAGAATTCGCCGACGCCTTCGCTCGCGCGTGGTTCAAGCTGACTCACCGCGATATGGGGCCCCGTTCACGTTATCTCGGACCGGAAGTCCCCAAAGAAGACCTCATCTGGCAGGACCCCATTCCGGATATCGACCATGATTTAATTGATGAAGAAGATATTGCGGAACTGAAGGATAAAATCCTCGCCTCGGGACTGTCTATACCGGAACTGGTAGCGACTGCCTGGGCCTCGGCATCGACTTTCCGTGGGTCGGATATGCGCGGTGGTGCGAATGGCGCGAGAATTCGGCTGGCACCGCAAAAGGACTGGGAAGTAAATCAACCGGAACAACTGGCGAAAGTGTTGCATTCATTGGAACAGATTCGAAAAGAATTCAATGATTCGCAATCTGGAGATAAAAAGATCTCACTGGCCGACCTGATCGTTTTAGCGGGATGCGCGGCCGTCGAAAAGTCGGCGAAGTCTGCCGGTTACGATGTAACCGTTCCATTTACTCCCGGTCGTATGGATGCTTCCGAGGAGCAGACTGATGCTGAATCTTTCAGTGTGCTGGAGCCGAAAGCCGATGGATTTCGCAATTATATGCCCAAAGAATATGCTGTACCTGCCGAAAAGCTGCTTTTGGATCGGGCCAATCTGCTGACTCTTACTGCTCCTGAGATGACAGTGCTTATTGGCGGTATGCGTGTATTGAACGCGAATTTTGATAAATCTGAACATGGGGTATTCACGAAACAGCCGGAAAGCCTGACGAATGACTTCTTTGCGAATCTGCTGGATATGAATACAGAGTGGCAAAAATCCTCCGGTTCAGATTATTTGTATGAAGGAATCGATCGGAACAGCGGTGACAAAAAATGGACTGGTACGCGGATCGACCTGATCTTCGGATCGAATTCGCAATTGCGAGCGATTGCGGAAGTTTATGCGAGTGAAGATGCGAAGGAGAAGTTCGTGCACGATTTCATTCTCGCGTGGGATAAAGTGATGAACCTCGATCGCTTCGATCTCGCTCAGTAG
- a CDS encoding CPBP family intramembrane metalloprotease, translating to MNTRDSAATGKQITVKSLVPFLIMTFGITWGILALYIFLTDQMTALFGQLTGDHPLFFLAVYAPAIAAFTIILHKTGVGGLKRYLTRLLLWRCSKYWYAFLLVGLPLVFYGGAAMKGTLSSEPFPFSSFGGLVAAIALSVIKGPVEEFGWRGFAQPLLQRKFAPVWVAMIIGIVWGFWHLPAFLLSGTQQSAWSFGPFFAGTIAISLIVTQLFNASRGSILLAAFMHFQLMNPIWPDAQPYDTYILIIVAVIVIGLNRKKMFSRVSSITQVIPDSKAGDH from the coding sequence ATGAATACCAGAGACTCAGCAGCAACAGGAAAACAGATTACTGTGAAATCCCTTGTACCTTTTCTGATTATGACTTTCGGCATTACTTGGGGAATACTCGCGCTGTACATTTTCCTGACGGATCAGATGACTGCCTTATTCGGTCAGTTAACCGGTGATCACCCGTTATTTTTTCTCGCGGTGTATGCACCGGCTATTGCAGCCTTTACAATAATCTTGCACAAAACGGGTGTCGGCGGTCTGAAGCGGTATCTGACCAGATTGTTGCTGTGGCGTTGCTCCAAATACTGGTACGCCTTCTTGCTTGTCGGCCTCCCGCTGGTTTTTTACGGGGGCGCGGCTATGAAAGGTACACTCTCTTCAGAACCGTTTCCGTTTTCCTCGTTTGGAGGTCTTGTTGCCGCAATCGCACTCAGCGTTATAAAAGGTCCTGTGGAGGAGTTCGGCTGGAGGGGATTCGCACAGCCCCTGCTTCAACGCAAGTTTGCTCCTGTGTGGGTTGCCATGATCATAGGCATCGTGTGGGGATTCTGGCACCTACCCGCGTTTCTGCTCAGCGGAACCCAGCAAAGCGCCTGGTCATTTGGCCCATTCTTCGCCGGCACCATAGCCATCAGCCTTATTGTGACTCAGTTGTTCAATGCGTCGCGCGGCAGCATACTCCTGGCGGCCTTCATGCATTTCCAGCTCATGAATCCGATATGGCCCGACGCCCAGCCTTATGATACATATATTCTGATCATCGTTGCCGTGATTGTGATCGGACTCAACCGGAAGAAAATGTTCAGTCGTGTCAGCTCCATTACCCAGGTCATTCCTGATTCCAAAGCTGGTGATCATTGA
- a CDS encoding CusA/CzcA family heavy metal efflux RND transporter, producing the protein MINKIIEASIANRWLVLWFALAVLVLGIWAAERIAIDAIPDLSDVQVIIQTNYSGQPPQVIEDQVTYPISTAMLSVPGASNVRGFSYFGLSFVYVIFEDGTDIYWARSRVLEFLAQLSDRLPDGAKPQLGPDATGVGWVFQYALVDTTDQTDLAELRSLQDWFLKYELSALAGVSEVASVGGFVRQYQVEIDPRKLEHYGIPLMHVKEAVKKSTGAVGARIVELAETEFMVRSEAYIGSLEDLRQIPVHKEPDEPPVLLSSVASVQVGPQIRRGVAELDGEGETVGGIVVMRYGENAREVIERVKMRLAELQESLPEGVRVVTVYDRTELIDSATSNLTSTLSKEMIIVVLIILLFLMHLRSTLVAVVVLPAGVALSILTMHLLGINANIMSLGGIAIAIGVMVDASLVTVENAHKHLERRAKNRPRSEVILEATREVGPALFFSLLIITVSFLPVLALQGQAGRLFSPLAYTKTFAMAASALLSITVVPALVVLVVKGKIRSERRHPVSRILIAIYKPVIRFALKHRWLVVVTAVILLVITVLPLSRLGSEFMPPLYEGDLLYMPTTPPGMSVEKTRELLQQTDRMIATFPEVERVFGKAGRAETATDPAPLTMLETTIMLKPRDQWRAGMTPEKLIDSLDAAVQFPGLTNSWTMPIRTRIDMLATGIKTPVGIKIMGPDLDSLNAIAKRIETVVKELPGIRSVYGERITGGNYLDIKIDRFKASAYGLTPGDINMVLSTAVGGMTVTENIEGRERYDVIVRYPRELRDSPEGIARTLIATPDGGSVQLGQVASLGFSRGAAMIKSENARPTAWVFVDLKDADVGSFVEMARESVARTVALPKGYSMVWSGQYENMEEVAEKLSVIIPLAIFVILVLLYLHFRSISDTLIVMLSLPFSLVGGIWLMYLLGFNTSVAVYIGFIALAGLAAETGVVMIVYLKSARDRFRREGILKNISDLRAAITEGAVERVRPKVMTVATTILALLPVMLGHGTGSEVMRRIAAPMVGGMISSALLTLIVVPSLYYIVHGIQFNSKIQD; encoded by the coding sequence GTGATAAATAAGATAATCGAAGCCTCGATAGCTAACCGCTGGCTGGTGCTCTGGTTCGCACTGGCTGTTCTCGTTCTTGGAATCTGGGCGGCGGAACGGATCGCGATCGATGCTATCCCGGATCTGTCCGATGTCCAGGTAATCATCCAGACCAACTACTCCGGTCAGCCTCCGCAGGTTATCGAGGACCAGGTTACCTATCCGATTTCGACAGCCATGCTATCGGTTCCGGGTGCCAGCAATGTGCGCGGGTTTTCCTATTTCGGGTTGTCCTTTGTCTATGTCATTTTTGAGGACGGCACAGATATTTACTGGGCCAGAAGCCGTGTGCTTGAATTTCTGGCACAGTTGAGCGATCGCCTTCCGGACGGAGCTAAACCTCAGCTGGGTCCGGATGCTACCGGAGTCGGCTGGGTCTTTCAGTACGCCCTGGTGGATACTACCGATCAGACTGACCTTGCCGAACTTCGTTCTCTGCAGGACTGGTTTTTGAAATATGAACTTTCGGCCCTGGCGGGGGTCTCCGAGGTCGCCTCGGTAGGCGGATTTGTGCGTCAATACCAGGTCGAAATCGACCCTCGCAAACTAGAACATTACGGTATCCCGTTGATGCATGTGAAAGAAGCGGTAAAGAAATCTACCGGCGCGGTTGGAGCCCGGATAGTCGAACTGGCTGAAACCGAATTCATGGTGCGCAGTGAAGCTTATATCGGCAGTCTCGAGGATCTGCGACAGATACCGGTTCATAAGGAACCCGATGAGCCCCCGGTACTCTTGTCCTCGGTGGCATCTGTGCAGGTCGGCCCGCAAATTCGCAGGGGTGTAGCCGAACTGGATGGCGAGGGCGAAACTGTCGGCGGTATAGTTGTCATGCGTTATGGTGAAAACGCCCGGGAAGTGATCGAACGGGTCAAAATGCGCCTGGCCGAACTGCAGGAAAGTCTGCCTGAGGGCGTTAGGGTGGTCACCGTGTATGATCGCACTGAACTGATCGACAGCGCCACCAGCAACCTGACCTCAACTTTGAGCAAGGAGATGATCATAGTGGTGCTGATAATTCTCCTGTTTCTTATGCACCTGCGTTCAACATTGGTAGCGGTTGTAGTCCTTCCGGCGGGCGTCGCCCTGTCGATATTGACCATGCATCTTCTGGGCATCAACGCCAATATCATGTCGCTGGGCGGGATCGCTATCGCGATCGGTGTTATGGTCGATGCCTCCCTGGTAACTGTTGAAAATGCTCATAAACATCTGGAACGAAGAGCAAAGAATCGTCCACGATCAGAGGTCATTCTGGAAGCCACCCGTGAAGTCGGCCCGGCGTTGTTTTTCTCACTTTTGATTATCACCGTGTCGTTTCTGCCGGTGCTGGCGCTTCAAGGTCAGGCCGGTCGCCTGTTCAGCCCGCTTGCCTATACGAAGACATTCGCCATGGCGGCTTCGGCACTGCTGTCGATTACCGTCGTCCCGGCACTCGTGGTTTTGGTAGTTAAAGGTAAAATCAGGTCGGAACGCAGACATCCCGTTTCAAGAATTTTGATTGCAATCTATAAGCCGGTAATACGATTCGCATTAAAACATCGCTGGCTGGTTGTTGTCACAGCGGTTATTCTGCTCGTGATTACGGTTTTGCCTCTTTCGCGCCTGGGTTCGGAATTCATGCCTCCACTCTATGAAGGTGATCTTTTGTATATGCCCACCACACCGCCCGGGATGTCGGTTGAGAAAACTCGTGAACTGCTTCAGCAGACCGACCGCATGATCGCAACCTTTCCCGAAGTCGAACGGGTGTTCGGCAAGGCTGGAAGGGCAGAAACGGCGACTGATCCGGCGCCATTAACGATGCTGGAGACGACTATCATGCTCAAGCCGCGTGATCAGTGGCGTGCCGGCATGACGCCCGAGAAATTGATTGACTCTCTCGATGCCGCGGTGCAGTTTCCCGGCCTCACAAACTCCTGGACGATGCCGATTCGGACCCGGATCGATATGCTGGCCACCGGTATCAAAACTCCTGTGGGTATCAAGATCATGGGGCCTGATCTTGATAGTTTGAACGCAATCGCGAAAAGAATCGAAACGGTTGTGAAAGAACTGCCGGGGATTCGTTCGGTCTATGGTGAACGGATAACCGGGGGCAACTATCTCGATATAAAAATCGACCGTTTCAAGGCATCCGCCTACGGTCTGACGCCGGGTGATATTAATATGGTTCTTTCGACTGCGGTCGGCGGTATGACAGTGACCGAGAATATCGAGGGCCGGGAGCGCTACGACGTCATCGTTCGCTACCCGCGCGAACTGCGCGACAGCCCGGAGGGAATTGCCAGAACGCTGATTGCGACTCCTGACGGTGGTAGTGTACAGCTGGGCCAGGTTGCCAGTCTGGGTTTCTCGCGCGGGGCGGCCATGATCAAGTCTGAAAATGCTCGGCCAACTGCCTGGGTTTTCGTCGATCTCAAGGATGCCGATGTCGGCAGTTTCGTGGAGATGGCCCGTGAAAGTGTGGCCCGGACAGTGGCCCTGCCAAAGGGTTATTCAATGGTCTGGTCCGGTCAGTACGAGAACATGGAAGAAGTTGCTGAAAAATTATCGGTAATTATTCCCCTTGCAATCTTCGTGATCCTGGTGCTCCTCTATCTGCATTTCAGGAGTATATCCGATACGTTGATCGTGATGCTGTCACTTCCATTTTCACTGGTGGGCGGTATCTGGTTGATGTATCTTCTGGGATTCAATACATCGGTAGCTGTGTATATAGGTTTCATCGCTTTGGCGGGGCTTGCGGCCGAGACCGGTGTCGTGATGATCGTCTATCTGAAATCAGCGCGTGACCGCTTCAGACGAGAAGGCATTCTCAAGAATATCTCCGATTTACGGGCCGCTATTACCGAGGGCGCGGTGGAACGAGTCCGGCCCAAGGTCATGACCGTGGCTACCACTATTTTGGCGCTTTTGCCGGTCATGCTGGGCCACGGCACCGGAAGCGAAGTCATGCGGCGAATCGCCGCTCCCATGGTGGGCGGGATGATATCTTCTGCGTTATTGACATTGATCGTGGTGCCGTCATTGTATTACATCGTCCATGGCATCCAGTTTAACAGTAAGATTCAGGATTAA
- a CDS encoding serine hydrolase: MKTWHRIVELSLAFFVIVMVSSVISLACSNNQTLKMQFKAQLDSLYEEYRFPGATAAYVLPDGTAEVVAVGFADIEREIPMAPESRMLAASIGKTFVGATLLDLAGDGLLALDDPVSKWLGDRPWFERLPNHGSITLRQLLNHTSGIPNHVESERFAQAFSDRWDDIDNPFAPEELIAFVLDEQPLFSAGKGWHYTDTGYLLLGLVIEKVTGRSWYDEVVIRFLNPLKLSRTEPSDQVDLPGLSAGYMAEDNAFGLPPKTISAPGRMVWSPRIEWSGGGFVSNSRDLAVWGKMLYEGQVMEHDYLDDLLASVPVVDTDSSTSYGLAVAVHIGGPFGPTYGHGGWIPGYTSSLRYYPEYDICIAFQINTDIGIVDHSEPVVEDMEKCLAEIVIVGARQDESGD; this comes from the coding sequence ATGAAAACATGGCATCGAATTGTTGAGCTGTCATTAGCCTTCTTTGTTATAGTGATGGTAAGTAGTGTCATAAGTTTAGCCTGTTCAAACAATCAAACATTGAAGATGCAGTTTAAGGCACAACTGGATTCGCTCTATGAAGAATATCGATTCCCTGGTGCAACCGCGGCTTATGTATTACCAGATGGGACAGCCGAGGTGGTCGCAGTCGGGTTCGCCGATATTGAGCGCGAGATCCCAATGGCACCTGAATCGCGCATGCTGGCAGCCAGCATAGGCAAGACCTTTGTGGGAGCGACGTTGCTGGATCTGGCCGGCGACGGCTTGCTGGCTCTCGATGATCCGGTATCGAAATGGCTCGGTGATCGGCCGTGGTTCGAGAGACTGCCCAATCATGGATCCATAACGCTCAGGCAACTTCTGAACCATACCTCGGGCATTCCTAATCATGTGGAAAGCGAGAGGTTTGCTCAAGCTTTCAGCGACCGTTGGGACGATATTGACAATCCCTTCGCGCCTGAGGAACTGATTGCATTCGTTCTCGATGAACAACCGCTTTTCTCAGCAGGCAAAGGATGGCATTACACGGATACAGGATATCTCCTGCTCGGTCTCGTTATTGAAAAAGTCACCGGGCGCAGTTGGTACGATGAAGTGGTGATTCGTTTTCTCAACCCGCTGAAACTTTCTCGCACGGAACCTTCTGACCAGGTGGATTTGCCTGGGCTCTCCGCGGGTTATATGGCCGAGGATAATGCTTTTGGTCTACCGCCAAAAACGATTTCTGCGCCCGGTCGCATGGTTTGGAGCCCGAGGATTGAATGGTCCGGCGGTGGATTTGTCAGCAATTCCAGAGATCTGGCAGTATGGGGTAAAATGCTTTATGAGGGACAGGTGATGGAGCACGACTATCTCGATGATCTGCTTGCCTCTGTGCCCGTCGTCGACACCGATTCAAGCACGAGCTACGGATTAGCGGTGGCTGTTCACATCGGTGGACCTTTCGGACCGACATATGGCCATGGTGGCTGGATCCCGGGATACACTTCCAGTCTGCGTTACTATCCCGAATATGATATCTGCATTGCCTTTCAGATCAACACTGATATCGGGATAGTCGATCATTCTGAGCCAGTAGTTGAGGACATGGAGAAGTGTCTTGCCGAGATAGTTATCGTTGGGGCCAGGCAAGACGAGAGCGGTGACTAA
- a CDS encoding transcriptional repressor — MKDIISILRQCDIQPTPQRIAVVESVLKSKSHPSADDVLNSARRKCPTVSRATVYNTLNLLVEKGLLSVQTIREGAVIFDPNIEKHHHLIDIDTGRIYDIPWNQLQVRGKEKLKDFEITEFQIVLRGKRKK; from the coding sequence ATGAAGGACATCATTTCGATTTTGCGACAATGTGATATTCAACCGACTCCTCAGAGAATTGCAGTTGTAGAATCCGTATTGAAAAGTAAATCTCATCCCTCGGCGGACGATGTGTTAAATTCTGCTCGCAGGAAATGTCCTACAGTTTCGCGAGCCACGGTTTATAATACACTGAATCTTCTCGTCGAAAAAGGTCTTTTGAGTGTGCAGACTATCCGGGAAGGTGCAGTTATTTTCGATCCGAATATTGAAAAACATCACCACCTGATCGATATCGATACGGGCCGTATTTACGACATCCCCTGGAACCAATTGCAGGTCAGGGGAAAGGAGAAGTTAAAAGATTTCGAGATAACCGAATTTCAGATCGTTTTGCGAGGCAAGCGGAAGAAATAA
- a CDS encoding TetR family transcriptional regulator translates to MGIEERKAKERQQRIDMILDAATRVIMDNGIENATMEEIASAAELGKATIYNYFASKQLLLLGLDLRGTKKEEEGFRRAYEEGRSGLDRTLKIGHFYFDHAMESPVYFQAKVQLGRMDVKVFAPLSDDPMVNEYMQAVQRIHRILADAIADGINDGTIRSNIHPQKMSLLLWCQSNGVIELIQNRGELVLAVQGITVEQIRDSFFRALECQLAATALNQ, encoded by the coding sequence ATGGGTATAGAGGAGAGAAAGGCGAAAGAACGCCAGCAGCGAATAGACATGATTCTCGATGCGGCCACACGGGTGATTATGGATAACGGGATCGAGAACGCAACTATGGAGGAGATCGCCTCAGCCGCCGAGCTTGGAAAAGCGACCATCTACAACTACTTCGCGAGCAAACAACTTCTTCTGCTTGGACTTGACCTCCGTGGAACAAAAAAAGAGGAAGAGGGATTCCGTCGTGCTTACGAGGAGGGCCGGAGCGGTCTGGATCGCACCTTGAAAATCGGTCATTTCTATTTCGATCATGCCATGGAGAGCCCAGTTTATTTCCAGGCGAAAGTTCAGCTGGGGAGAATGGATGTAAAAGTCTTTGCACCGCTTTCAGATGACCCGATGGTAAACGAATACATGCAGGCCGTACAGAGGATCCATCGAATTCTGGCTGATGCGATAGCGGATGGAATCAATGATGGCACAATTCGCTCCAACATCCATCCGCAGAAGATGTCACTTCTGCTGTGGTGCCAGAGCAACGGCGTAATTGAATTGATACAGAACCGAGGTGAGTTAGTCCTGGCTGTTCAAGGAATTACCGTAGAGCAGATCAGGGATAGCTTTTTCCGCGCTCTGGAATGTCAACTCGCGGCAACAGCATTGAATCAATGA